One Plasmodium vivax chromosome 13, whole genome shotgun sequence genomic region harbors:
- a CDS encoding GTPase, putative (encoded by transcript PVX_085330A), with product MIKKGSLKLKSLKIGRSSVGNVKVEGKSICKDEAKRKNDEKQKRLKMYRTKANLKKMNAKINEVRRIEPNIKWFNNTRTISQSKLAIFRDKLEEATHDPFSVIIKRSKIPVELLRGSAGESVPAAFAPQFEKKKQQSENLLRMEHFQDVYGKKKKRKRPKLNVSSLEELANDADRKLTNYEVERDNSLIESRNREVEKKFSKDHLLRIGQSKRIWTELYKVIDSSDIILEVLDARDPIGTRCRRLEENLKKDRPNKHIILIVNKVDLVPTSVAQKWIKILSKEYPTIAYHASISNPFGKNDLFNVIRQYTQFFQDQRKKHIHIGLIGYPNVGKSAIINSLKKKVVCISACLPGQTKYWQFIKLTSKIYLIDCPGIVPYDIEDSDKILRCTMRLEKITNPHFYIDDVFKMVNREHLLRIYKLPADLQFGNTEEFLEILARKMGKLLKGGEPDITSVSKIILNDWIKGKIPYYVDPDAAQSTGAADAAASGEEEELAAEGVGADGLEEEELAADGVAAQE from the coding sequence ATGATTAAGAAGGGGAGCCTGAAGCTGAAGAGCCTGAAGATCGGGCGCAGCTCCGTGGGGAACGTGAAGGTGGAGGGGAAGTCCATCTGCAAGGATGaggcgaagaggaaaaatgatGAGAAGCAAAAGAGGCTCAAAATGTACAGAACAAAagcgaatttaaaaaaaatgaacgccaAGATAAATGAAGTCAGGAGAATCGAACCGAACATAAAATGGTTTAACAACACGAGGACCATCAGCCAGAGCAAGCTTGCAATTTTTAGGGACAAACTGGAGGAGGCCACGCATGACCCCTTCAGTGTGATCATCAAGAGGTCCAAAATTCCGGTGGAGCTCCTCAGGGGAAGTGCTGGCGAGTCCGTCCCTGCTGCCTTCGCCCCccaatttgaaaagaaaaagcaacaGAGCGAAAACCTACTCAGGATGGAGCACTTCCAAGACGTATacgggaagaagaaaaaaaggaagaggccCAAACTGAATGTCAGCAGCTTGGAAGAACTGGCAAACGATGCCGATAGGAAGTTAACCAATTATGAGGTGGAGAGGGACAACTCGCTAATCGAGAGTAGAAACAGagaagtagaaaaaaagttCAGCAAAGATCACCTGCTCAGAATTGGGCAGTCCAAGAGAATATGGACGGAGCTCTACAAAGTGATCGACAGCTCGGATATCATTTTGGAGGTTCTAGATGCACGTGATCCCATAGGAACTAGATGCAGAAGGTTagaggaaaatttaaaaaaagacagACCAAATAAACACATCATTCTTATTGTAAACAAAGTGGATCTAGTACCCACCAGTGTGGCTCAAAAGTGGATCAAAATTTTATCGAAAGAATACCCAACCATTGCCTACCATGCGAGTATAAGCAATCCGTTTGGCAAAAACGACCTCTTTAATGTCATCAGGCAGTACACGCAATTCTTTCAAGACCAGAGGAAGAAACATATTCACATCGGGTTGATTGGGTACCCCAACGTTGGAAAGAGCGCCATTATTAattccttaaaaaaaaaagtcgttTGCATTTCGGCCTGCCTACCAGGCCAAACGAAATATTGGCAGTTCATCAAATTGACGAGCAAAATATACCTCATAGACTGCCCCGGAATCGTGCCCTACGACATCGAGGACTCCGATAAGATCCTCAGATGCACCATGCGGCTGGAGAAAATTACCAACCCGCACTTTTACATTGAtgacgtttttaaaatggtcaACAGGGAACACCTGCTTCGCATCTACAAGCTGCCTGCCGACTTGCAGTTCGGCAACACGGAGGAGTTCCTCGAAATTTTGGCCCGCAAAATGGGCAAGCTCCTCAAGGGCGGCGAGCCGGACATCACCTCCGTCTCCAAGATCATCCTCAACGACTGGATCAAGGGCAAGATCCCCTACTACGTCGACCCGGACGCGGCTCAATCGACAGGCGCGGCTGACGCGGCAGCGTCGGGCGAGGAAGAAGAATTGGCGGCAGAGGGGGTGGGGGCAGACGGgttggaggaagaagaattgGCGGCAGACGGAGTGGCTGCCCAGGAGTGA